A single region of the Oreochromis niloticus isolate F11D_XX linkage group LG19, O_niloticus_UMD_NMBU, whole genome shotgun sequence genome encodes:
- the id3 gene encoding DNA-binding protein inhibitor ID-3, producing MKAISPVRSVRSCYKAVCCISEQSLAISRNKHSCLDEPVSALCDMNDCYSKLKELVPSIPQNKSVSQVEILQHVIDYIFDLQIALEAGDTATPEMVLSIKTADISHNFSKEEGRLCH from the exons ATGAAAGCCATCAGTCCCGTCCGCTCGGTGAGGAGCTGCTACAAGGCCGTGTGCTGCATTTCGGAGCAAAGCCTCGCCATCAGCCGGAATAAACACTCCTGTCTGGATGAGCCGGTGAGCGCCCTGTGCGACATGAACGACTGCTACTCCAAGCTGAAGGAGCTGGTTCCGAGCATCCCGCAGAACAAGTCGGTCAGCCAGGTGGAGATCCTGCAACACGTTATTGACTACATCTTCGACCTGCAGATCGCGCTGGAGGCAGGGGACACGGCTACGCCGGAGATGGTTTTGTCAATAAAG ACTGCGGACATTAGTCACAATTTCTCCAAAGAAGAAGGGCGGTTGTGCCATTAA